The following is a genomic window from Parabacteroides johnsonii DSM 18315.
TATTTCCCATATGAAGATATTAAGTATTGATATGTATTTAACTAATCGTATTCTAACATACCATAAATATTCTATTAATCACAAATCTGTATACTACAACAAGTTTAAAAAAAACACCCAATAGATTTATTTGATAGGGTGAGTAATTACAAAAACGTACAATATAAAAAGAAAGTAAAATGACTTAAAAACAAACACAATAATTATAAATCCTTTATATATGGTTATTTACATACCACTCAATTGTACTAATCAATCCTTCTCTAAATAAAACTAGAGGTTTATATCCCAATAACAATTTTGCCTTATCAATACAAGCAAAAGAATGAGGTATATCCCCTAATCTATAAGGTCCATTAATTGGATCTATAGTAGATACATACGAATCATATTGTGATAAATATGTTTTTATTAAATGAGCTAATTTATTAATAGTTATCTGTTCACCACATGCAGTATTATATATTTGATTAATTGAAGATGGATTAACTGTATTCAACGCTAGCATATTCATATGAATTACATTGTCAATGTATGTAAAATCTCTAGTATTGAGACCATCACCATTTATTTTAGGTTGTTGATAATTTAAATATTGCTTAATGAATAATGGTATAACAGCTGCATACGTACTATTAGGATCTTGTCTTCTTCCAAATACATTAAAATAACGCAACCCTATATATTCTATGCCATAAGTTTTAGCAAAAACTTCTGCATACAATTCATCAACATATTTCGTAAGGGCATATGGAGATAATGGTTTTCCAATACGATCTTCTACTTTGGGTAACTCAGTACTATCCCCATAAGTTGAACTACTTGCAGCAAAAATAAATCGTTTTACATTATTATCCTTTGCAGCAACAAGCATGTTTAAAAAACCGCCGATATTTACATCATTAGTTGTAATGGGATCATCTATGCTTCTTGGTATACTACCTAATGCTGCTTCATGAAGTATAGAATCAACACCTTTGGATGCTCTGATACATGTTTCTAAGTTACGAATATCCCCTTCTATTAAAGTAAAGTGAGTAGGGAAATTATCCAATAGATGTTGTATATTACTCATGTGACCTGTAGAAAAATTGTCTAGACATATAACTTCATAACCATTTTCCAACAAATGTTCACATAAATTTGAGCCAATGAAACCAGCTCCTCCTGTAACTAGTATCTTTTTCATAGCTTGTGATTATTTATTAAAAGTTGTTTTAAATAATTCTGTTTTAGTCTTCAAATTAATTATACTTTCAATTGGGATATTATTATCTTCAGCAATTCTTATTGCATTATTAATATTATAAAAACTCTTCTGTGTATGAGTGTCAGAATCCAGTGAAAACATTGCACCTTTTGTTATAGCATATTGTACATATTTTGGATCTAAATCCAAACGTAAAGGATCACCATTAATTTCAACAACTACATTGTTTTGTACACAAGCATCAATTATTCTATACATATCTAAATACAAACCTATGTTCCTCTTATAGATTCTAGAACTTGGATGTGCAAGAATATTTGACTCTGGATGCTCTATAGCTTTTAATATCCGTTTTGTGGCTTCTTTCTTTGTCATGCATACATCTCTATGAACAGCAACAATTACATAATCCAACTGTGCTAAGATTTTGGTTTCAAAGTCTAAAGATCCATCGGATAAAATTTCACATTCTATACTTTTCAGAATGGTCGGTCTTGATAATCTATTCAACTTATCAATTTCTTCGATTTGTTTAA
Proteins encoded in this region:
- a CDS encoding SDR family oxidoreductase, whose product is MKKILVTGGAGFIGSNLCEHLLENGYEVICLDNFSTGHMSNIQHLLDNFPTHFTLIEGDIRNLETCIRASKGVDSILHEAALGSIPRSIDDPITTNDVNIGGFLNMLVAAKDNNVKRFIFAASSSTYGDSTELPKVEDRIGKPLSPYALTKYVDELYAEVFAKTYGIEYIGLRYFNVFGRRQDPNSTYAAVIPLFIKQYLNYQQPKINGDGLNTRDFTYIDNVIHMNMLALNTVNPSSINQIYNTACGEQITINKLAHLIKTYLSQYDSYVSTIDPINGPYRLGDIPHSFACIDKAKLLLGYKPLVLFREGLISTIEWYVNNHI